In a genomic window of Pseudorasbora parva isolate DD20220531a chromosome 24, ASM2467924v1, whole genome shotgun sequence:
- the mfsd1l gene encoding lysosomal dipeptide transporter MFSD1 gives MAKAAEQAYYRFVVLFFNCMLTFGSYFCFDIPSVLQEQFQGNLTCPNGTVSNSTGNGTGTCVEGLGMTPQEYNLLYAIYAWTNAVVVIMAGFLIDKLGNRFGVFLFSFLTVLGSAIFALGSHFKGTTYLLPLMLTGRLLFGSGNGSLTIVQNRITAFWFRGKELALAFGLTLAFSRLGSVLNFFLTQRFESQYGMQWTLWGGTILCVLGFLSAVTVSVLDKMGMKQLGLDGVIQEESRKVRVQDVKRLSLRYWLLVLTIMFFYNGIFPFIADASKFIQDKYDGYSQKEAAYIAGAVYDSSLVLSAAVGILIDYVGLRGVFAGLCAVLTLPVFGLLAFTFVPPLVSTIWLGITYSFAAASMWPSIPLVVPQATLGTAMGLATSIQMIGIGISNLVVGQILGTKSSDVKIPLWRWQYMMIFMLANTISCIITSTILNIVDYRQGSILNKTTKRSTAPIAAQTDREPLMNEEDNEDISNAPSINRT, from the exons ATGGCCAAAGCAGCAGAACAAG CCTACTACCGGTTCGTGGTCCTGTTTTTTAACTGTATGCTGACTTTCGGCTCTTATTTCTGCTTTGACATTCCCAGTGTCCTGCAGGAGCAGTTTCAGGGG AATTTGACATGTCCAAACGGGACGGTGAGTAACAGcactggtaatggcacaggaacgTGTGTGGAAGGTCTGGGAATGACGCCACAGGAGTATAACCTGCTCTACGCCATCTACGCCTGGAC GAATGCTGTGGTGGTCATCATGGCAGGATTCCTCATTGATAAGTTGGGAAACCGCT TTGGCGTTTTTCTGTTCTCCTTCCTGACTGTGTTGGGCTCAGCGATCTTTGCGTTGGGGTCTCATTTTAAGGGCACGACGTACCTGTTGCCCCTCATGTTGACTGGACGACTTCTGTTTGGATCTGGAAACGGATCCCTGACCA TTGTCCAAAACCGTATTACGGCGTTCTGGTTCCGCGGGAAGGAGTTGGCTCTGGCTTTCGGACTGACCCTGGCCTTTTCTCGATTGGGCTCGGTTCTGAACTTCTTCTTAACGCAGAGGTTTGAGTCTCAGTATGGTATGCAGTGGACGCTGTGGGGAG GCACAATCCTGTGTGTTCTTGGGTTCCTGTCGGCTGTAACGGTCAGTGTTCTGGATAAGATGGGGATGAAGCAGCTGGGATTGGATGGAGTGATTCAGGAGGAGTCACGCAAAGTG AGAGTTCAGGATGTGAAGCGTCTGTCTCTCAGATACTGGCTGCTGGTTCTTACCATCATGTTCTTCTATAATGGCATCTTCCCCTTCATCGCTGATGCCAG tAAGTTTATCCAGGATAAATACGACGGGTACAGTCAGAAGGAGGCGGCGTACATCGCGGGCGCTGTGTATGACAGTTCACTGGTGCTGTCTGCTGCTGTCGGCATCCTCATC GACTATGTGGGGCTGCGCGGTGTGTTCGCAGGGCTTTGTGCCGTGTTGACACTTCCTGTGTTTGGTCTGCTGGCCTTCACATTCGTCCCTCCTCTCGTATCAACCATCTGGCTCGGCATCACTTACTCATTTGCTGCT GCGAGCATGTGGCCTTCTATCCCCCTGGTGGTTcctcaagccactttgggcacAGCGATGGGATTGGCCACATCCATACAGATGATTGGCATCGGCATTTCCAACCTTGTGGTGGGACAGATACTAGGCACCAAGTCCAG TGATGTTAAGATCCCACTGTGGAGATGGCAATATATGATGATCTTCATGCTGGCCAATACCATCAGCTGCATAATCACCTCTACAATACTCAACATTGTTGACTATAGacag GGAAGCATTCTCAATAAGACAACGAAGAGATCGACGGCTCCAATTGCcgctcagacagacagagagccGCTGATGAATGAAGAGGATAACGAGGACATCAGCAACGCTCCCTCCATCAACAGGACCTAG